A region of Antedon mediterranea chromosome 8, ecAntMedi1.1, whole genome shotgun sequence DNA encodes the following proteins:
- the LOC140056788 gene encoding neuropilin and tolloid-like protein 2 isoform X2, with product MKILMDFHNLRAVISLLIFHGSSQIVGGDENPSMESDFPYPGYYLEPPYYEEFSNDTGMSGSFYSPFYPEEYITNDEQVYLFKAPENYVVEFSFPTALSMESSENCKFDRLEIRDGMFGFSPLLGKFCGSGKPSPFRTTGRYAWAHFIADDMIDGEGFHASYEYIKVEPPPEPPEPDCVFMLEEQDGIISSSDFHNLYNMSGFSADDELECVWIIWPRALGYKLLFQFDMFNLRVPHSCEDNSITLYERLSSDSIKESPNLQRVRYCSTSAPYVAMITSKAFVRFKANGNGRRSSFRIIYSTYRDGPCNETINFSCNDEICIDKHLVCNGIVDCHKLSLDEQDCDIIENKNFFDKVDTMLGCMIGVISVVIIVTLCFVCRHSIHKTKKKAIVREKERKISEQNFQNINYLMDTNEDIPGGTRHRHHQQGRDYLPLTLNPVSNGIQSVQSAFTYETMNGDPIPRDNKPESVKKTQSSKSTTHQVQLHSCYKPPGYETLVFDPPI from the exons atgaaaatattaatgGATTTTCATAACCTAAGAG CAGTGATATCTTTACTCATCTTCCATGGTTCAAGCCAAATTGTCGGAg gGGATGAAAATCCTTCGATGGAATCAGATTTTCCCTATCCTGGTTACTATCTAGAACCGCCTTATTACGAAGAATTTTCGAATGATACCGGTATGTCTGGAAGTTTTTATAGTCCTTTTTACCCAGAGGAATATATCACGAACGATGAGCAAGTATATTTGTTTAAAG CCCCCGAAAATTACGTTGTTGAATTTTCTTTTCCAACTGCCCTTTCAATGGAATCATCAGAAAATTGTAAGTTTGATAGGTTAGAAATCAGAGATGGTATGTTTGGATTCTCGCCGCTTCTTGGTAAATTCTGTGGCAGTGGAAAGCCTTCTCCCTTCAGAACGACTGGTAGATATGCCTGGGCACATTTTATAGCTGATGATATGATCGATGGAGAAGGATTTCACGCTTCTTATGAATATATAAAAG TTGAACCACCACCCGAGCCACCAGAACCAg ATTGCGTTTTTATGCTAGAAGAACAAGATGGAATTATTTCATCGTCGGATttccataatttatataatatgtcGGGTTTTTCAGCAGATGATGAACTGGAGTGCGTCTGGATAATTTGGCCAAGAGCGTTAGGTTACAAG cTATTATTTCAATTTGACATGTTTAACCTTAGAGTACCTCATAGTTGTGAAGATAATTCTATCACTCTGTATGAACGTTTGAGCAGTGATTCTATCAAAGAATCTCCAAATCTGCAAAGAGTGCGATACTGTAGTACGTCGGCCCCTTATGTAGCAATGATAACGAGTAAAGCGTTCGTTAGATTTAAAGCGAATGGAAACGGTAGAAGAAGTTCGTTCAggattatttattcaacttatAGAGATG GTCCTTGTAATGAAACAATAAATTTCTCATGTAATGATGAGATTTGTATAGATAAACACCTTGTATGTAATGGAATTGTAGACTGCCACAAATTATCATTAGATGAACAGGATTGCG atataattgaaaacaaaaacttTTTTGACAAAGTTGACACAATGCTTGGGTGCATGATAGGTGTCATCAGTGTCGTAATCATTGTGACTTTATGTTTCGTCTGTCGTCATTCCATccataaaacaaagaaaaaagcCATAGTAAGAGAGAAAGAACGAAAAATAAGCGAACAAAACttccaaaatataaattaccTAATGGACACGAACGAAGATATTCCAGGAGGAACAAGACATAGACATCATCAGCAAGGAAGAGACTATTTACCTTTGACCTTAAATCCCGTATCCAATGGGATACAATCAGTTCAAAGTGCATTCACTTACGAGACTATGAATGGTGACCCTATACCACGTGACAATAAACCAGAGTCGGTGAAGAAAACACAGTCGAGTAAATCCACAACACATCAAGTGCAATTGCATAGTTGCTATAAGCCACCTGGATATGAAACCTTGGTTTTTGATCCGCCGATTTga
- the LOC140056788 gene encoding neuropilin and tolloid-like protein 2 isoform X1 has product MEGNAPYFVLRLPATSFVHKLVFSAVISLLIFHGSSQIVGGDENPSMESDFPYPGYYLEPPYYEEFSNDTGMSGSFYSPFYPEEYITNDEQVYLFKAPENYVVEFSFPTALSMESSENCKFDRLEIRDGMFGFSPLLGKFCGSGKPSPFRTTGRYAWAHFIADDMIDGEGFHASYEYIKVEPPPEPPEPDCVFMLEEQDGIISSSDFHNLYNMSGFSADDELECVWIIWPRALGYKLLFQFDMFNLRVPHSCEDNSITLYERLSSDSIKESPNLQRVRYCSTSAPYVAMITSKAFVRFKANGNGRRSSFRIIYSTYRDGPCNETINFSCNDEICIDKHLVCNGIVDCHKLSLDEQDCDIIENKNFFDKVDTMLGCMIGVISVVIIVTLCFVCRHSIHKTKKKAIVREKERKISEQNFQNINYLMDTNEDIPGGTRHRHHQQGRDYLPLTLNPVSNGIQSVQSAFTYETMNGDPIPRDNKPESVKKTQSSKSTTHQVQLHSCYKPPGYETLVFDPPI; this is encoded by the exons CAGTGATATCTTTACTCATCTTCCATGGTTCAAGCCAAATTGTCGGAg gGGATGAAAATCCTTCGATGGAATCAGATTTTCCCTATCCTGGTTACTATCTAGAACCGCCTTATTACGAAGAATTTTCGAATGATACCGGTATGTCTGGAAGTTTTTATAGTCCTTTTTACCCAGAGGAATATATCACGAACGATGAGCAAGTATATTTGTTTAAAG CCCCCGAAAATTACGTTGTTGAATTTTCTTTTCCAACTGCCCTTTCAATGGAATCATCAGAAAATTGTAAGTTTGATAGGTTAGAAATCAGAGATGGTATGTTTGGATTCTCGCCGCTTCTTGGTAAATTCTGTGGCAGTGGAAAGCCTTCTCCCTTCAGAACGACTGGTAGATATGCCTGGGCACATTTTATAGCTGATGATATGATCGATGGAGAAGGATTTCACGCTTCTTATGAATATATAAAAG TTGAACCACCACCCGAGCCACCAGAACCAg ATTGCGTTTTTATGCTAGAAGAACAAGATGGAATTATTTCATCGTCGGATttccataatttatataatatgtcGGGTTTTTCAGCAGATGATGAACTGGAGTGCGTCTGGATAATTTGGCCAAGAGCGTTAGGTTACAAG cTATTATTTCAATTTGACATGTTTAACCTTAGAGTACCTCATAGTTGTGAAGATAATTCTATCACTCTGTATGAACGTTTGAGCAGTGATTCTATCAAAGAATCTCCAAATCTGCAAAGAGTGCGATACTGTAGTACGTCGGCCCCTTATGTAGCAATGATAACGAGTAAAGCGTTCGTTAGATTTAAAGCGAATGGAAACGGTAGAAGAAGTTCGTTCAggattatttattcaacttatAGAGATG GTCCTTGTAATGAAACAATAAATTTCTCATGTAATGATGAGATTTGTATAGATAAACACCTTGTATGTAATGGAATTGTAGACTGCCACAAATTATCATTAGATGAACAGGATTGCG atataattgaaaacaaaaacttTTTTGACAAAGTTGACACAATGCTTGGGTGCATGATAGGTGTCATCAGTGTCGTAATCATTGTGACTTTATGTTTCGTCTGTCGTCATTCCATccataaaacaaagaaaaaagcCATAGTAAGAGAGAAAGAACGAAAAATAAGCGAACAAAACttccaaaatataaattaccTAATGGACACGAACGAAGATATTCCAGGAGGAACAAGACATAGACATCATCAGCAAGGAAGAGACTATTTACCTTTGACCTTAAATCCCGTATCCAATGGGATACAATCAGTTCAAAGTGCATTCACTTACGAGACTATGAATGGTGACCCTATACCACGTGACAATAAACCAGAGTCGGTGAAGAAAACACAGTCGAGTAAATCCACAACACATCAAGTGCAATTGCATAGTTGCTATAAGCCACCTGGATATGAAACCTTGGTTTTTGATCCGCCGATTTga